From the genome of Eucalyptus grandis isolate ANBG69807.140 chromosome 2, ASM1654582v1, whole genome shotgun sequence, one region includes:
- the LOC104433446 gene encoding E3 ubiquitin-protein ligase MPSR1: MASSDAEQPPPPPPPEAPPGLPTPTHLSPTAQPSQENQNGERDPDPPRGRIILVNPLTQYMAVVDPSSPPPSSWEPLVRALRDGKGGGGPPASRESVRAMRDVVMKRTDERGGGGGEEEECAICMEELEEGREMPCRHRFHGGCIERWLGIHGTCPVCRYQMPADEGGAARKGWEEDDEGGEGGEEGRDIWIGYSVVRRDGSSDTDHHHHHHLHDRLHRHYSTDGA, translated from the coding sequence atgGCTTCTTCCGACGCAGAacaaccgccgccgccgccgccgcccgaagCTCCTCCGGGGCTCCCCACCCCCACCCATCTCTCTCCCACCGCGCAACCCTCCCAAGAAAACCAGAACGGAGAACGCGACCCCGACCCACCCCGTGGCAGGATCATCCTGGTCAACCCGCTGACCCAGTACATGGCAGTTGTGGACCCCTCGTCGCCGCCCCCGTCCAGCTGGGAGCCGCTGGTCCGCGCGCTGCGGGACGGGAAGGGCGGCGGCGGGCCGCCGGCGTCGAGAGAGTCCGTGCGAGCCATGCGGGACGTGGTCATGAAGAGGACGGACGAgcgagggggagggggaggggaagagGAGGAGTGCGCGATATGCATGGAGGAGTtggaggaggggagagagatgCCGTGCAGGCACAGGTTCCACGGCGGCTGCATCGAGCGGTGGCTCGGGATTCACGGGACTTGTCCGGTCTGCCGGTACCAGATGCCAGCGGACGAAGGAGGCGCCGCGAGGAAGGGATGGGAGGAGGACGACGAAGGAGgcgaaggaggagaggaggggaGGGACATTTGGATCGGCTACTCGGTCGTGAGACGAGACGGTTCGAGCGACAccgatcatcatcatcatcatcatcttcacgATCGTCTTCATCGTCACTACTCGACGGACGGAGCATGA
- the LOC104435602 gene encoding protein DMP8 encodes MEQQSPDVGIKIYTPTKTPPPEDDANATPLPVTPPAKGRGGDEAAPAAGGRKRKAVAKGVQKTLSKTSMLANFLPTGTLLTFEMLLPSAYGTGECSEVNRSMIHALLGLCSLSCFFFHFTDSFKTPDGKVYYGFVTPRGLSLFKTGPDVEIPQDERYQVRFSDLVHAVMSVMVFAAIALSDYRVTNCLFPGHEKEMDQVMEGFPVMVGVVCSGLFLVFPKTRYGIGCMAT; translated from the coding sequence atggAGCAACAGTCGCCGGACGTCGGCATCAAAATCTACACGCCCACGAAAACGCCGCCTCCGGAGGATGATGCCAATGCCACCCCCCTGCCCGTGACACCCCCCGCGAAAGGCCGCGGTGGCGACGAGGCTGCTCCCGCCGCCGGTGGACGCAAGAGGAAGGCTGTGGCGAAGGGGGTGCAGAAGACGCTGTCGAAGACCTCGATGCTCGCCAACTTCCTCCCCACGGGGACCCTCCTGACATTCGAGATGCTCCTCCCGTCGGCGTACGGGACCGGCGAGTGCTCGGAGGTGAACAGGTCAATGATCCACGCGCTCCTCGGCCTCTGCAGCCtctcctgcttcttcttccacttcACGGACAGCTTCAAGACGCCCGACGGCAAGGTCTACTATGGGTTCGTCACACCGCGGGGCCTGTCGCTGTTCAAGACGGGCCCTGACGTGGAGATCCCCCAGGACGAACGGTACCAGGTGAGGTTCTCCGACCTGGTACACGCGGTGATGTCGGTGATGGTGTTTGCAGCGATCGCACTGTCGGACTACCGGGTGACGAACTGCCTCTTCCCAGGGCACGAGAAGGAGATGGACCAGGTGATGGAGGGCTTTCCGGTGATGGTGGGAGTCGTGTGCAGCGGCCTCTTCTTGGTCTTCCCCAAAACCAGATATGGCATAGGGTGCATGGCCACTTGA
- the LOC104433447 gene encoding beta-1,3-galactosyltransferase GALT1 — protein sequence MKKWYAGVLVASLFMLLVLRFMVSNNPMGQGYLSNPFSSNASNPLEWVRATTPPIIQSPVNKSVVISTETMVSSLFAERNISTEERQSLLSWHHLRHLIDKAQELPNGLEAIKQAENAWSSLMFSVEEERLASSNDTSRRRTNEKQCPHFLNRMNATELGNEGFRLRVPCGLTQGSSITIIGIPVGLLGNFRIDLTGEPLPGEPEPPVILHYNVRLHGDKITENPVIVQNTWTLAHDWGEEERCPSPSPEKNKKVDELDQCNKMVGNDDNRARSNISKLNPSRISTSGKYFPFKQGYLSVATLRVGSEGIQMTVDGKHITSFAYRETLEPWLVSEVKISGDLKLISVVASGLPTSEDSDHTTDLESLKSVPLPQEKQLDLFIGVFSTANNFKRRMAVRRTWMQYSAVRSGAVAVRFFVGLHKNQIVNEELWNEARTYGDVQLMPFVDYYNLITWKTLAICIFGTKVHVAKYIMKTDDDAFVRVDEVLASLSRIKAKKGLLYGLINSDSRPHRSTDSKWYISHEEWPEDSYPPWAHGPGYVVSHDIASAVHKKYQDGQLKMFKLEDVAMGIWIADMKKSGTKVHYENEGRVYNEGCKDGYVVAHYQGPREMLCLWQKLQEAKRATCCGDR from the exons atgaagaaatggTACGCTGGTGTTTTGGTTGCGTCTCTTTTCATGTTACTTGTCCTAAGATTTATGGTCTCGAACAATCCCATGGGGCAAGGCTATCTGTCTAATCCATTCTCCTCAAATGCAAGTAATCCTCTTGAGTGGGTGCGTGCTACCACTCCACCTATCATTCAAAGTCCAGTGAACAAATCTGTTGTTATCTCCACTGAAACAATGGTCTCGAGTCTTTTTGCTGAAAGGAATATATCTACTGAAGAGCGGCAATCTCTCTTGTCATGGCATCATTTGAGGCATTTAATAGATAAAGCTCAAGAATTACCTAATGGTTTAGAGGCTATAAAACAAGCTGAGAATGCATGGAGTAGCCTCATGTTCTCAGTGGAAGAGGAAAGGCTCGCCTCTAGCAATGACACTTCACGAAGGAGGACAAATGAGAAACAATGTCCTCATTTCCTTAACAGAATGAATGCTACGGAGCTTGGTAATGAGGGCTTCAGGCTGCGAGTTCCTTGTGGCCTTACCCAGGGCTCTTCCATTACAATTATTGGCATCCCAGTTGGTCTTCTCGGCAACTTTCGGATTGACTTAACTGGGGAACCACTTCCTGGAGAGCCCGAGCCACCCGTTATTTTGCACTATAATGTAAGGCTTCATGGAGATAAGATCACTGAAAATCCAGTTATTGTCCAAAATACCTGGACTCTTGCTCATGATTGGGGTGAAGAGGAACGCTGTCCATCCCCATCTccagaaaagaataagaaag TCGATGAGTTGGACCAGTGCAACAAGATGGTGGGTAATGATGATAATCGCGCACGTTCGAACATTTCAAAACTGAATCCAAGCAGGATATCTAcatctggaaaatattttccctttaaGCAAGGTTATTTGTCTGTTGCAACACTTAGGGTTGGATCAGAAGGGATCCAAATGACTGTTGATGGAAAGCACATAACATCATTTGCTTATCGTGAA ACTCTGGAGCCCTGGCTTGTAAGTGAAGTTAAAATCTCTGGGGATCTTAAACTGATTTCAGTTGTTGCCAGTGGTTTACCCACATCAGAGGATTCGGACCATACTACTGATTTGGAGTCACTCAAATCGGTTCCTCTTCCTCAAGAGAAGCAATTAGATCTCTTCATTGGTGTGTTTTCAACAGCAAACAATTTTAAGCGTCGCATGGCTGTTAGGAGAACATGGATGCAATACTCAGCTGTGCGCTCAGGGGCAGTAGCGGTGCGCTTTTTTGTTGGTTTG CACAAGAACCAGATAGTGAATGAGGAACTTTGGAACGAGGCAAGAACATATGGAGATGTACAGCTGATGCCCTTTGTGGACTACTACAATCTCATAACATGGAAAACCCTTGCCATCTGCATCTTTGGG ACGAAGGTTCATGTGGCCAAGTATATAATGAAGACtgatgatgatgcatttgtTCGCGTGGATGAAGTGCTGGCTTCTCTAAGTAGGATAAAAGCAAAAAAGGGGCTGCTGTATGGACTCATCAACTCTGATTCTCGACCTCATCGAAGTACGGATAGCAAGTGGTATATCAGCCACGAG GAATGGCCTGAAGATTCTTATCCTCCTTGGGCACATGGGCCGGGGTATGTGGTGTCCCATGACATTGCATCTGCTGTCCATAAGAAATATCAAGATGGCCAATTGAAG ATGTTTAAGTTGGAAGATGTGGCGATGGGGATCTGGATTGCTGATATGAAGAAGAGTGGCACGAAGGTACACTACGAGAACGAAGGGAGGGTCTATAACGAGGGTTGCAAGGATGGTTATGTGGTTGCCCACTACCAAGGCCCGCGAGAGATGCTCTGCCTATGGCAGAAACTTCAAGAGGCCAAACGTGCCACGTGTTGCGGAGATCGGTAG